One Chitinophagaceae bacterium C216 genomic window carries:
- the tuf gene encoding Elongation factor Tu, with protein sequence MSKETFKREKPHVNIGTIGHVDHGKTTLTAAITSILSKQGLAEARKYDDIDGAPEEKERGITINTAHVEYQTATRHYAHVDCPGHADYVKNMITGAAQMDGAILVVAATDGPMPQTKEHILLAAQVGVPKMVVFLNKVDLVDDPELLDLVEMEIREELNKRNFDGDNTPIIKGSATGALAGEEKWVNAINELMDAVDNWIPLPPRPVDLPFLMSVEDVFSITGRGTVATGRIERGRVKVGDPVEIVGLMEKPLTSTVTGVEMFRKILEEGEAGDNAGLLLRGIEKTQIRRGMVICKPGSITPHTEFKAEVYVLSKDEGGRHTPFFNKYRPQFYFRTTDVTGEVALPEGTEMVMPGDNTSITVKLIQPIAMEKGLKFAIREGGRTVGAGQVTEIIK encoded by the coding sequence ATGTCAAAAGAGACCTTTAAGAGGGAGAAACCCCACGTTAACATTGGTACTATTGGTCACGTTGACCATGGTAAAACTACTTTGACCGCAGCTATTACTTCTATCCTTTCTAAACAAGGATTAGCTGAGGCAAGAAAATATGATGATATTGACGGAGCTCCTGAAGAAAAAGAAAGAGGTATTACTATCAATACCGCTCACGTGGAATATCAAACAGCTACTCGTCACTATGCACACGTGGATTGTCCCGGTCACGCTGACTACGTGAAAAATATGATTACTGGTGCTGCTCAAATGGATGGTGCTATCCTGGTTGTGGCTGCTACCGATGGTCCTATGCCTCAAACAAAAGAGCACATTCTGCTGGCTGCACAAGTAGGTGTACCTAAAATGGTGGTGTTCTTGAATAAAGTGGATTTGGTGGATGATCCTGAACTGTTGGATCTGGTGGAAATGGAAATCCGTGAAGAACTGAACAAACGTAACTTCGACGGGGATAACACTCCTATCATTAAAGGTTCTGCAACCGGTGCTTTGGCTGGTGAAGAAAAATGGGTTAACGCCATTAACGAACTGATGGATGCAGTAGATAACTGGATTCCTCTGCCTCCTCGTCCGGTTGACTTACCGTTCCTGATGTCTGTAGAAGACGTATTCTCTATCACTGGTCGTGGTACTGTAGCTACAGGACGTATCGAAAGAGGTCGAGTTAAAGTGGGTGATCCTGTTGAAATCGTAGGTTTGATGGAAAAACCGCTGACTTCTACAGTAACTGGTGTGGAAATGTTCCGTAAAATCTTGGAAGAAGGTGAAGCTGGTGATAACGCAGGTCTGCTGCTGCGCGGTATCGAGAAAACTCAGATCCGTCGTGGTATGGTAATCTGTAAACCAGGCTCTATCACTCCGCATACAGAATTCAAAGCTGAAGTATACGTACTGAGCAAAGACGAAGGTGGTCGTCACACTCCGTTCTTCAACAAGTATCGTCCTCAGTTCTACTTCCGTACAACTGACGTAACCGGTGAAGTTGCTCTTCCTGAAGGAACTGAAATGGTTATGCCTGGTGATAACACTTCTATCACAGTTAAACTGATCCAGCCTATTGCGATGGAAAAAGGTCTGAAATTCGCTATCCGCGAAGGTGGACGTACAGTAGGTGCTGGTCAAGTAACTGAGATCATTAAGTAA
- the yitD gene encoding Phosphosulfolactate synthase, with amino-acid sequence MKFNLTQLPERNKQPRKSGLTMVMDKGLSLEEARNFMSVAAPHVDLVKLGFGTAVVTPHLEEKIALYKSHGMAVYFGGTLFEAYVIRNQFEDYIATCKNFGIDYMEVSDGSIVIPHAEKCSYIEKLTQYGTVLSEVGSKDATHIIPPYKWIELMKAELEAGSSYVIAEAREGGNVGIYRGSGEVREGLVQEILTQIPSERIIWEAPQKEQQLYFLELIGCNVNLGNIPPNEVVALEAMRIGLRGDSFYFYLDKKTS; translated from the coding sequence ATGAAGTTTAATCTGACTCAATTACCGGAAAGAAATAAGCAACCCCGAAAATCCGGTCTTACAATGGTGATGGATAAAGGCTTAAGCCTTGAAGAAGCAAGAAACTTTATGAGCGTTGCGGCTCCGCATGTAGATTTAGTAAAACTGGGGTTCGGTACAGCAGTCGTTACTCCCCATCTCGAAGAAAAAATAGCTTTGTACAAATCGCATGGCATGGCCGTGTATTTCGGGGGTACCTTGTTTGAAGCATATGTAATCAGAAATCAGTTTGAGGATTATATTGCTACCTGTAAAAATTTTGGAATTGATTACATGGAAGTAAGTGATGGTTCTATTGTAATTCCTCATGCTGAGAAGTGTAGTTATATTGAAAAACTCACCCAATATGGGACCGTATTGAGTGAGGTAGGTAGCAAAGATGCCACTCATATTATTCCTCCTTACAAATGGATCGAATTGATGAAAGCAGAGTTGGAAGCCGGTTCTTCCTATGTTATTGCGGAGGCCAGAGAAGGAGGTAATGTGGGAATCTACCGCGGAAGCGGAGAAGTAAGAGAGGGTTTGGTGCAGGAAATCTTAACACAGATTCCTTCTGAGCGTATTATCTGGGAAGCGCCTCAGAAAGAACAGCAGCTGTACTTCCTCGAACTGATAGGTTGCAATGTCAATCTAGGAAATATTCCGCCTAATGAAGTGGTAGCATTGGAAGCTATGCGCATCGGCTTGCGTGGGGATAGTTTCTATTTTTATCTCGATAAAAAAACATCGTAA
- the resA_2 gene encoding Thiol-disulfide oxidoreductase ResA, with protein MRIIICILFLWLPVLSWAQKLSLSGMLKGLPDSTKIVLVDLQNPGTPLAETFSKSEAFTLSASLAEPSIIGLSIGDSTRTALFVGNEDVKLTGSLQQSPDEWEYTGSSIQNSFIDYQNTFAPKFKNLNALVMELQSQDGTLVGNKKLQDALDDIQNAVDAFIAKYPASPVSTLAILSIIGITDNTSLLEKRAKSLKEEALNNVLGQQLKKAIEDARFNAVGETALDFSQTDTAGNMVSLAQFRGKYVLVDFWASWCGPCRRENPFLVKVFEKYKDKNFTILGVSLDEDRDDWLDAIKNDGLKWTHVSDLKGWGNEVAVKYRISAIPRNFLIDPEGKIIARDLRGDALAEKLKTLFGE; from the coding sequence ATGAGGATTATTATTTGTATTCTGTTCCTGTGGTTGCCTGTGCTATCTTGGGCACAAAAGCTTAGCTTGTCAGGAATGTTGAAAGGATTACCTGATAGCACTAAGATTGTATTGGTAGATCTTCAGAACCCCGGGACACCTTTGGCTGAAACGTTCTCAAAATCCGAAGCTTTTACTTTATCTGCATCGCTTGCAGAACCATCGATAATCGGGTTAAGTATAGGCGATTCCACCAGAACAGCTTTGTTTGTTGGCAATGAGGACGTAAAACTTACAGGTTCTTTACAGCAATCACCTGATGAATGGGAATACACCGGTTCATCGATACAAAACTCTTTTATAGATTATCAAAATACTTTTGCTCCCAAGTTTAAAAACTTAAATGCGCTGGTGATGGAGTTGCAGAGTCAGGATGGTACACTTGTGGGCAATAAGAAATTGCAAGACGCACTTGATGATATTCAAAATGCTGTTGATGCTTTTATTGCCAAGTATCCGGCTTCTCCTGTGAGTACATTGGCTATTTTATCAATCATTGGTATTACGGATAATACAAGTCTGCTCGAAAAACGCGCGAAAAGCCTAAAAGAGGAGGCTTTAAATAATGTACTGGGCCAGCAATTGAAGAAAGCAATTGAGGATGCTCGTTTTAATGCAGTAGGAGAGACGGCGTTGGATTTTTCACAAACCGATACTGCCGGAAATATGGTATCTCTGGCACAGTTCAGAGGTAAGTATGTATTGGTAGATTTCTGGGCTAGCTGGTGTGGTCCTTGTCGCAGAGAAAATCCTTTCCTAGTAAAAGTCTTCGAGAAGTATAAGGATAAAAACTTTACAATTCTTGGTGTTTCGCTGGATGAGGACCGTGATGACTGGCTCGATGCAATTAAAAACGATGGGTTAAAATGGACACATGTAAGCGATTTGAAAGGGTGGGGTAATGAGGTAGCAGTAAAATATCGCATTTCAGCCATTCCTCGTAACTTTCTGATAGATCCCGAAGGAAAAATTATCGCCAGAGACTTAAGAGGAGATGCCTTGGCTGAGAAGCTCAAAACTTTATTCGGAGAATAA
- the nusG gene encoding Transcription termination/antitermination protein NusG, with translation MEGNTVGNTAAETPQQDTKWYVLRVVSGKERKVKEYLDKEIARSPFSNVVKQVFLPVEKVYKVQNGKKVMRERNYYPGYVMIEVVDGKMSDDLRDMVVGTNSVIHFLGKENPIALRKAEVNKMLGRMDEMNEAGGVNMVEPYIVGETIKIVEGPFNDFNGVIEEVNDEKKKLKVIVKIFGRSTPVELNYMQVEKII, from the coding sequence ATGGAAGGAAATACTGTTGGAAATACTGCTGCGGAAACTCCACAACAAGATACCAAATGGTATGTGTTGCGTGTGGTGAGCGGTAAGGAGCGCAAGGTGAAAGAGTATCTTGATAAAGAGATTGCGCGCAGTCCTTTTAGCAATGTAGTAAAACAGGTGTTTCTTCCTGTAGAAAAAGTATATAAAGTGCAGAACGGGAAGAAAGTGATGAGGGAGCGTAACTACTACCCCGGATATGTAATGATCGAAGTGGTGGATGGAAAGATGAGCGATGATTTAAGGGATATGGTAGTAGGTACTAACAGTGTTATCCATTTTCTCGGAAAAGAAAACCCTATTGCATTAAGAAAGGCAGAGGTAAATAAAATGCTTGGCCGCATGGATGAAATGAATGAGGCCGGCGGCGTTAATATGGTAGAGCCTTACATTGTAGGCGAAACTATTAAGATTGTGGAGGGACCGTTTAACGACTTCAATGGCGTGATTGAAGAAGTGAATGACGAGAAGAAAAAGCTAAAAGTGATTGTAAAAATATTTGGCCGCTCTACTCCTGTAGAACTGAACTACATGCAAGTAGAAAAAATTATTTAA
- the ribE gene encoding Riboflavin synthase — protein MFTGIVEAVGIVKHITPRGSGITFTVESAISSELKPDQSVSHNGVCLTVEEVAGNIHTVTAIEETLKKTNLGALKEKDIVNLERCMLMNGRLDGHIVQGHVDSTARCISITEKNGSHEYIFSFDKKFAPLVIEKGSACVNGISLTVFDVGEDTFKVAIIPYTYEHTNIRLVKEGDSVNIEFDVIGKYILRHQQLSEK, from the coding sequence ATGTTTACAGGAATTGTTGAAGCTGTGGGTATCGTCAAACACATTACCCCCAGAGGCTCCGGCATTACATTTACCGTAGAAAGTGCAATTTCTTCTGAATTAAAGCCCGACCAAAGTGTCAGCCATAACGGCGTATGTCTTACCGTAGAGGAAGTCGCAGGCAATATACATACTGTAACTGCCATTGAAGAAACGTTAAAAAAAACCAATCTGGGAGCACTCAAAGAAAAAGACATTGTAAATCTAGAGCGCTGTATGCTCATGAACGGCCGCCTCGATGGCCATATCGTACAGGGACATGTAGACAGTACTGCCCGATGCATATCTATTACCGAAAAAAACGGCAGTCACGAATATATCTTCAGCTTTGACAAAAAGTTTGCTCCGCTCGTCATTGAAAAAGGTTCGGCTTGCGTGAACGGAATTAGCCTTACTGTATTTGATGTAGGTGAAGATACTTTCAAGGTTGCTATTATACCCTATACTTATGAACATACCAATATCCGATTGGTCAAAGAGGGCGATAGCGTAAACATTGAGTTTGATGTGATCGGGAAATATATTTTGCGCCACCAACAACTAAGCGAAAAATAA
- the secE gene encoding Protein translocase subunit SecE, whose translation MSKFGNYIKNSYKELAEKVTWPTWAQLQQSTMIVLVATIIITLIVWVMDFIAGGGLNLLYKILYS comes from the coding sequence ATGAGCAAATTTGGAAATTATATAAAGAACAGCTACAAAGAGCTGGCTGAAAAGGTAACTTGGCCCACTTGGGCACAGTTACAGCAATCTACCATGATTGTACTGGTGGCCACAATTATTATCACCCTGATTGTGTGGGTAATGGATTTTATTGCGGGCGGTGGCCTAAATTTATTGTACAAAATTTTATATAGCTAA
- the lapB_1 gene encoding Lipopolysaccharide assembly protein B, with translation MKEFYDEERDELEELLQQYDNLRKGKAVSYLEEEAFEKLIEYFESQEQYIKAYQAVEIAIEQFPYSASFLIKKADLLMNKQRYQEALELLDQAYIFDKNHIDHFILKTEALLALDRQEEAVTLLNEALQHFEGEERIDLLFELADVYDDYEDFDKVFDCLKEILLQDPNNEEALYKICFWTDYTGRNAESIELHKKIIDESPYNELAWFNLGAAYQGIKLYEKAIDAYQYALAIDEKMDYAYRNIGDAYIRLRKYKDAIEYLEKVVELSKPEDVIYEAMGYCYEKMKNYAQARFYYRKAYHLNPEVSHLLYKIAYTYFQENKYEQCVKQLEVVLKMKQNKAEYHILMGQCKMLLGYTKEAIQYFTHVVRLKPKSSKGWEALIRCLYCVYYYEQALDQTEQALIMTGGRPIFLYFKALIHLALGKKKQALIYLEEALIQSPLQLKKILQVEPSILQHQQVADLILKYKKRKKGN, from the coding sequence ATGAAGGAATTTTACGACGAGGAGAGAGACGAGCTGGAAGAATTGTTGCAGCAATATGACAATTTGCGAAAAGGGAAGGCAGTTTCTTACCTTGAGGAAGAAGCTTTTGAAAAGCTTATTGAGTACTTCGAATCGCAGGAACAATATATAAAAGCATACCAGGCGGTAGAAATCGCCATTGAACAGTTCCCTTATTCTGCAAGCTTTCTTATTAAAAAAGCCGATCTTTTAATGAATAAGCAACGCTACCAGGAGGCACTGGAGCTGTTGGATCAGGCTTATATCTTCGATAAGAATCATATAGATCATTTTATACTTAAAACGGAAGCTCTTCTGGCTCTGGATCGGCAGGAAGAGGCGGTAACTTTGCTTAACGAAGCTTTACAACATTTTGAAGGAGAGGAGAGAATTGATTTGCTGTTTGAATTAGCCGATGTTTATGATGATTACGAAGACTTTGATAAGGTATTTGACTGCCTAAAGGAAATATTGCTGCAGGATCCTAATAATGAGGAAGCACTTTATAAAATTTGCTTCTGGACCGATTATACCGGCCGCAATGCCGAAAGCATTGAGTTGCATAAAAAAATTATCGACGAATCTCCGTACAACGAACTGGCTTGGTTTAACCTGGGGGCCGCTTATCAGGGCATCAAGCTTTATGAGAAAGCTATTGATGCCTATCAGTATGCATTGGCCATAGATGAAAAAATGGATTATGCATACCGCAATATTGGAGATGCATACATCCGACTGCGCAAGTATAAAGATGCCATTGAGTATCTTGAAAAAGTAGTGGAGCTGTCAAAGCCCGAGGATGTGATTTATGAGGCGATGGGCTATTGTTATGAGAAAATGAAAAACTACGCGCAGGCAAGATTCTACTATCGTAAGGCTTATCATCTCAATCCAGAGGTAAGCCATCTGCTTTATAAAATTGCCTACACTTACTTTCAGGAAAATAAATATGAACAGTGTGTGAAGCAGCTGGAAGTAGTGTTGAAAATGAAGCAGAATAAGGCAGAGTACCACATTTTGATGGGCCAGTGCAAAATGTTATTGGGCTATACCAAGGAAGCTATTCAATACTTTACCCATGTGGTACGTTTAAAACCCAAGTCCTCCAAAGGTTGGGAAGCATTAATTCGCTGTTTGTATTGTGTCTATTACTACGAACAAGCATTGGATCAAACCGAGCAGGCATTAATTATGACCGGAGGGAGACCTATTTTTCTATACTTCAAAGCGCTGATTCATCTGGCGTTGGGTAAGAAAAAACAAGCCTTAATTTATCTGGAAGAAGCATTAATTCAATCTCCTTTACAATTAAAGAAAATATTGCAAGTAGAGCCATCTATTTTACAACACCAACAGGTGGCAGATCTTATACTGAAATATAAGAAACGTAAAAAAGGCAATTGA
- the hpf gene encoding Ribosome hibernation promoting factor: protein MNVNIQTVNFDADRKLLDLVKRKMQKLNTFHDRIIASDVFLKLDNVVHHIKDKIVEIKVHVPRHSFFVKCSSKSFEQSFENAFDSLVNQVKRRKEKMIA, encoded by the coding sequence ATGAATGTGAACATTCAAACGGTAAATTTTGATGCGGACCGGAAGTTGCTTGACCTTGTTAAGCGTAAGATGCAAAAGTTAAATACTTTTCACGACCGCATCATAGCCTCTGACGTGTTTTTAAAGCTGGATAATGTGGTGCATCACATTAAGGACAAGATTGTGGAGATTAAGGTACATGTGCCGCGTCATAGTTTTTTTGTGAAGTGCTCCAGTAAATCCTTCGAACAGTCGTTTGAAAACGCATTTGATTCACTCGTCAACCAAGTGAAGAGACGTAAAGAAAAAATGATTGCTTAA
- the aroE gene encoding Shikimate dehydrogenase (NADP(+)): MRLFGLIGMPLAQSFSKKYFTEKFEKEGIADSMYELFPLEEIHQLSDLLLRHSNLEGLNVTIPYKEQVLPYLHAIDEEAKAIGACNCIKIKDGKLTGFNTDAPAFRESLLQQLQPHHNKALVLGTGGAAKAVVHVLRGLGIPFTYVSRSSGSGLVYEELSREIMEEYPLIINTTPLGSFPKVDTAPAIPYEYLTERHYLYDLVYNPAKTLFLQQGEERGATIKNGYEMLVGQAELSWKIWNT, from the coding sequence ATGCGGTTATTTGGGCTTATCGGCATGCCGTTAGCACAATCTTTTTCCAAAAAATACTTTACCGAAAAGTTCGAGAAGGAAGGTATTGCCGATTCGATGTATGAGTTATTTCCATTGGAAGAGATTCATCAACTGTCGGATTTGCTGTTGCGGCATTCCAATTTGGAAGGGTTGAACGTTACCATTCCTTACAAAGAGCAGGTATTGCCCTATTTGCACGCCATAGATGAAGAGGCAAAAGCCATAGGTGCGTGTAACTGTATCAAAATAAAAGATGGGAAACTTACCGGCTTCAATACCGATGCGCCCGCTTTTAGGGAGTCGTTATTGCAACAGTTGCAACCGCATCACAACAAGGCATTGGTACTGGGAACAGGGGGTGCAGCCAAGGCTGTAGTACATGTGCTGCGCGGTTTAGGTATACCATTCACCTATGTGTCTCGCAGTTCGGGTAGCGGTTTGGTTTATGAAGAACTTTCCCGGGAAATTATGGAAGAGTATCCCCTCATTATTAATACTACGCCGCTAGGCAGTTTCCCCAAAGTGGATACGGCACCGGCTATTCCTTATGAATATCTTACCGAGCGGCACTATTTGTACGATCTGGTTTACAATCCAGCCAAAACGCTTTTTCTGCAGCAAGGAGAGGAGCGAGGGGCTACTATCAAGAACGGATATGAAATGCTGGTAGGGCAGGCCGAACTAAGTTGGAAAATCTGGAATACATAA
- the xerC_1 gene encoding Tyrosine recombinase XerC → MLLHFNEHISTFISHLKFEKRYSQHTIIAYEGDLSEFSVFLLSTFGELPLSEVSYQHIRSWLAELKEGGLSSKSINRKISALKSFFKFHLKLGNIRSNPTTKVVTPKVNKRLPAFVKEEDLHQLTHALKMSTEDWKSLNGYMLVHLFYATGMRLSELINLKERQIDFSRRQVKVLGKGNKERSIPLASEILDSIQRYMDLKRKEFAEYAEELLVTEKGKKMYPKYAYLLVKKQLSQIPTLDKKSPHVLRHTFATHLVNKGAELNAVKELLGHASLAATQVYTHNTIEKLKEIYRNAHPKA, encoded by the coding sequence ATGTTGCTGCATTTTAATGAACATATCAGCACTTTTATCAGCCACCTGAAATTTGAGAAAAGGTACTCTCAGCATACCATTATCGCCTATGAAGGAGACCTAAGCGAATTCTCTGTGTTTTTGCTAAGTACATTCGGTGAATTACCGCTTTCTGAGGTTAGTTATCAGCATATCCGCAGCTGGTTAGCCGAGCTAAAGGAGGGAGGATTATCTTCCAAAAGCATCAATCGTAAGATATCGGCTTTAAAATCCTTCTTTAAGTTTCATCTTAAGTTGGGAAACATACGGTCTAACCCGACCACCAAGGTAGTTACACCCAAAGTCAATAAACGGTTGCCTGCATTCGTCAAAGAAGAAGATCTGCATCAACTGACGCATGCTTTAAAAATGAGCACCGAAGACTGGAAATCACTTAACGGGTACATGCTGGTACATTTGTTTTATGCCACCGGCATGCGTCTTAGCGAGCTCATCAATCTGAAGGAACGGCAGATCGATTTTAGTCGTCGGCAGGTAAAAGTGTTGGGTAAGGGTAATAAGGAGCGTAGTATTCCACTTGCATCCGAAATCCTGGATTCGATTCAGCGATATATGGATTTAAAACGGAAGGAGTTTGCGGAATATGCCGAAGAGTTGCTAGTAACGGAAAAAGGAAAGAAAATGTACCCTAAATACGCCTATCTGTTGGTGAAAAAACAGCTAAGCCAAATTCCTACACTAGATAAGAAAAGTCCGCATGTATTGCGTCATACTTTTGCCACCCATCTTGTCAACAAAGGAGCCGAGTTAAATGCCGTAAAAGAACTGCTGGGTCACGCCAGTTTGGCGGCTACTCAGGTGTATACGCACAATACCATCGAAAAGCTCAAAGAGATCTACCGCAATGCCCATCCCAAGGCCTAA
- the yidC gene encoding Membrane protein insertase YidC, producing MKFDRNTVIGFALLALLFFFYFYYNSKQYAAIQREQAIKDSIERAMRPQVDTAAASSDAANIQAQWYATRAGIFQQAVAGEEELVVAENSVFKIAFTNKGGQPKYVELKNFKNTANNQPVRLAASDFDQLIYTINTAPNQSMLTNELYFSGGKVEQGPSGSQIVTFELNGGDSASTRNYITHQYIIYPNSYKVDFNILLSQPRSLLTDGKLNLTWQYEAAQQEADLEFEKQNTQIGYMENGSFDYHSIGRTNSVGFDETVEWIGVRQRFFNTFLIAKDKFAKGRMDWTMPSDTGHVVVRSTANMQLAVNAGAQATVPLSIFYGPADYNILKREGGGLSKLINLGQGVYAFVRPINQFIIIPIFNFFKGFVGSYGIIIALLTLVIRLLISPLTYSSYLSGAKMKALRPEIAKLKEKFGDDQQAMSMEQMKLFREAGVNPLGGCVPALLQIPIFFALYSFFSSNVDLRAVDFLWANDLSAYDDPIKFGFNIPLLGSHLSLFTIAAVVTSLLISLYSMSLTPDQSNPMMKYMPYIMPVFLLFIFNKLPSALTWYYTVSNIITLILQFVIQNYIIDHNKILAKIEENRKKPKVKSKWQERLEQMQEQQRQLREQQQKRK from the coding sequence ATGAAGTTTGATCGTAACACCGTCATAGGGTTTGCACTTTTAGCGTTACTCTTTTTCTTTTATTTCTATTACAACTCCAAGCAATACGCTGCAATACAAAGGGAGCAAGCAATTAAGGACTCGATTGAGAGGGCCATGCGTCCGCAGGTGGACACTGCTGCAGCATCTTCTGATGCTGCTAATATTCAGGCGCAATGGTACGCAACCAGAGCTGGTATTTTTCAGCAGGCTGTTGCGGGAGAAGAAGAACTCGTAGTAGCGGAAAACAGTGTGTTTAAAATTGCATTTACTAATAAAGGTGGCCAACCTAAATATGTGGAGCTGAAAAACTTCAAAAATACAGCTAACAACCAGCCGGTACGATTGGCAGCATCCGACTTCGATCAATTGATTTATACTATCAATACTGCTCCGAATCAAAGTATGCTTACCAACGAGCTGTATTTTAGTGGAGGTAAGGTAGAGCAGGGACCATCCGGTTCGCAAATTGTAACCTTTGAACTAAACGGAGGCGATAGTGCCAGCACACGCAATTATATTACGCATCAGTATATCATTTATCCTAACAGCTATAAAGTTGATTTCAATATTTTACTATCACAACCCCGTAGTCTACTTACTGATGGAAAACTTAATCTGACCTGGCAGTATGAAGCTGCTCAGCAGGAAGCCGATCTGGAATTTGAAAAACAAAATACACAGATAGGTTATATGGAAAACGGTAGCTTTGACTACCATTCCATAGGTCGTACCAACAGCGTGGGTTTTGATGAAACGGTTGAGTGGATTGGTGTAAGACAACGTTTCTTTAATACTTTCCTTATTGCAAAAGACAAGTTTGCGAAAGGACGAATGGATTGGACCATGCCTAGCGATACAGGCCATGTGGTAGTGCGCTCTACTGCTAATATGCAGTTGGCCGTAAATGCCGGCGCTCAAGCTACTGTGCCATTAAGCATCTTCTATGGTCCAGCAGATTACAATATATTGAAACGTGAGGGAGGAGGTTTAAGTAAGCTGATTAACTTGGGCCAAGGTGTATACGCTTTTGTGAGGCCGATTAACCAGTTTATCATTATCCCCATTTTTAATTTCTTCAAGGGATTTGTAGGAAGTTATGGTATTATCATCGCCTTATTGACCTTAGTAATACGGTTACTTATTTCGCCACTTACCTATAGTAGCTATCTCAGTGGCGCTAAAATGAAAGCCCTGCGACCGGAAATTGCCAAGCTGAAGGAAAAATTTGGCGATGACCAACAGGCGATGAGTATGGAGCAAATGAAGCTATTTAGAGAGGCAGGGGTAAATCCATTAGGAGGTTGTGTGCCGGCATTGTTGCAAATTCCTATATTCTTTGCTTTGTATAGCTTCTTCAGTTCTAATGTAGATCTGCGTGCTGTAGACTTTTTATGGGCAAACGATTTATCGGCATATGACGATCCTATTAAATTTGGATTCAATATACCGCTGTTAGGTAGTCACCTTAGCTTATTTACTATCGCGGCAGTGGTAACCAGTTTGCTTATCTCTTTATACAGCATGAGTCTAACTCCGGACCAAAGCAATCCGATGATGAAATACATGCCTTATATTATGCCTGTATTTCTATTGTTTATCTTCAACAAGCTTCCATCGGCGCTCACCTGGTATTATACCGTATCTAACATTATTACATTGATATTACAGTTCGTTATTCAGAACTATATTATCGATCATAATAAAATATTGGCCAAGATTGAAGAGAACAGGAAAAAGCCTAAAGTCAAGTCGAAATGGCAAGAAAGGCTAGAGCAAATGCAGGAGCAACAACGCCAATTACGAGAGCAACAGCAGAAAAGAAAATAG